A window from Pseudomonas campi encodes these proteins:
- the ppsA gene encoding phosphoenolpyruvate synthase: MVEYVVSLDKLGVHDVEHVGGKNASLGEMISNLAGAGVSVPGGFATTAQAYRDFLDQSGLNDRIHASLDALDVDDVNALAKTGAQIRQWVMDAPFPERLDSEIRTAFAAMAGDNANMAVAVRSSATAEDLPDASFAGQQETFLNIRGVDNVIRAAKEVFASLFNDRAIAYRVHQGFDHKLVALSAGVQRMVRSETGTAGVMFTLDTESGFRDVVFITGAYGLGETVVQGAVNPDEFYVHKPTLEAGRPAILRRNLGSKAIKMVYGEEAKAGKSVKTVEVDRAERARFALSDAEVTELAKQALIIEKHYGRPMDIEWAKDGDDQQLYIVQARPETVKSRSSANVMERYLLKEKGTVLVEGRAIGQRIGAGKVKVIHDVSEMDKVQPGDVLVSDMTDPDWEPVMKRASAIVTNRGGRTCHAAIIARELGIPAVVGCGNATQVLKDGMGVTVSCAEGDTGFIFEGELGFDIRKNSVDAMPDLPFKIMMNVGNPDRAFDFAQLPNEGVGLARLEFIINRMIGVHPKALLNFASLPAEIKDSVEKRIAGYNDPVGFYVEKLVEGISTLAAAFWPKKVIVRLSDFKSNEYANLIGGKLYEPEEENPMLGFRGASRYISESFRDCFELECRALKKVRNEMGLTNVEIMVPFVRTLGEASQVVDLLAANGLARGQNGLKVIMMCELPSNAILAEEFLEFFDGFSIGSNDLTQLTLGLDRDSGIVAHLFDERNPAVKKLLSNAIQACNKAGKYIGICGQGPSDHPDLAKWLMEQGIESVSLNPDSVLDTWFFLAETQPA; encoded by the coding sequence TTGGTTGAGTACGTAGTTTCCCTCGATAAGCTCGGCGTCCACGATGTGGAGCACGTAGGGGGCAAAAACGCATCCCTGGGCGAAATGATCAGCAACCTGGCCGGTGCTGGTGTCTCGGTTCCTGGCGGTTTTGCCACCACAGCCCAGGCCTACCGTGACTTCCTCGATCAAAGTGGCCTGAACGATCGTATTCATGCCTCCCTCGATGCGCTGGACGTGGACGATGTCAATGCCCTGGCCAAGACTGGCGCGCAGATTCGCCAGTGGGTCATGGACGCTCCGTTCCCCGAGCGCCTCGACAGCGAAATCCGCACCGCCTTCGCCGCGATGGCCGGCGACAACGCCAATATGGCGGTTGCCGTGCGCTCCTCGGCAACCGCCGAAGACCTGCCGGACGCTTCTTTCGCCGGCCAACAGGAAACCTTCCTCAACATCCGTGGCGTGGATAACGTGATCCGCGCCGCCAAGGAAGTGTTCGCCTCCCTATTCAACGACCGTGCTATCGCCTACCGCGTGCATCAGGGCTTCGACCACAAACTGGTCGCCCTGTCTGCTGGCGTACAGCGCATGGTGCGTTCGGAAACCGGTACTGCCGGCGTGATGTTCACTCTGGACACCGAATCCGGCTTCCGCGACGTGGTGTTCATCACCGGTGCCTACGGCCTCGGCGAGACCGTGGTGCAGGGCGCGGTGAACCCTGACGAGTTCTACGTGCACAAGCCGACCCTGGAGGCCGGTCGCCCAGCCATCCTGCGCCGCAACCTGGGCAGCAAGGCGATCAAGATGGTCTATGGCGAAGAAGCCAAGGCCGGCAAGTCGGTGAAAACCGTCGAAGTCGACCGTGCCGAACGCGCCCGTTTCGCCCTCAGCGATGCCGAAGTCACCGAGCTGGCCAAACAGGCGCTGATCATCGAGAAACACTACGGCCGGCCGATGGACATCGAATGGGCCAAAGACGGCGACGACCAGCAGCTGTATATCGTCCAGGCCCGTCCAGAAACCGTGAAGAGCCGCAGCAGCGCTAACGTCATGGAGCGCTACCTGCTGAAAGAGAAGGGTACTGTCCTGGTCGAAGGCCGCGCCATCGGCCAGCGCATCGGCGCCGGCAAGGTCAAGGTAATCCACGACGTTTCCGAGATGGACAAGGTGCAGCCGGGCGACGTCCTGGTTTCCGACATGACCGACCCGGACTGGGAGCCGGTGATGAAGCGCGCCAGCGCCATCGTCACCAACCGCGGCGGGCGTACCTGCCACGCGGCGATCATTGCCCGTGAACTGGGCATTCCGGCTGTAGTCGGCTGCGGCAACGCCACCCAGGTGCTGAAAGACGGCATGGGCGTGACCGTATCCTGCGCCGAAGGCGATACCGGTTTCATCTTCGAAGGCGAGCTGGGCTTCGATATCCGCAAGAACTCCGTGGATGCCATGCCGGATCTGCCGTTCAAGATCATGATGAACGTCGGCAACCCGGACCGCGCTTTCGACTTCGCCCAACTGCCGAACGAAGGGGTGGGCCTGGCCCGCCTGGAATTCATCATCAACCGCATGATCGGCGTGCACCCGAAAGCCCTGCTGAACTTCGCCAGCCTGCCGGCGGAGATCAAGGACAGCGTCGAGAAGCGCATCGCCGGCTACAACGACCCGGTCGGCTTCTACGTCGAGAAACTAGTCGAGGGCATCAGCACCCTGGCCGCAGCGTTCTGGCCGAAGAAGGTCATCGTGCGCCTGTCGGACTTCAAGTCCAACGAATACGCCAACCTGATCGGCGGCAAGCTCTACGAGCCGGAAGAAGAGAACCCGATGCTCGGCTTCCGCGGTGCCTCGCGCTACATCAGCGAGTCGTTCCGCGACTGCTTCGAGCTAGAATGCCGCGCGCTGAAGAAAGTGCGCAACGAGATGGGCCTGACCAACGTCGAGATCATGGTGCCGTTCGTGCGTACCCTCGGCGAAGCCAGCCAGGTTGTTGATCTGCTGGCCGCCAATGGCCTGGCCCGTGGGCAGAATGGCCTGAAGGTCATCATGATGTGCGAGCTGCCGTCCAACGCCATCCTGGCCGAGGAGTTCCTCGAATTCTTCGACGGCTTCTCCATCGGCTCCAACGACCTGACCCAGCTGACCCTGGGCCTGGATCGCGACTCCGGCATCGTCGCGCACCTGTTTGACGAGCGTAATCCGGCGGTTAAGAAGCTGCTGAGCAACGCCATCCAGGCCTGTAACAAAGCTGGCAAGTACATCGGCATCTGCGGGCAGGGTCCTTCAGATCATCCGGATCTGGCCAAGTGGCTGATGGAGCAGGGCATCGAGAGTGTGTCGCTGAACCCTGACTCGGTGCTGGATACCTGGTTCTTCCTCGCGGAAACCCAGCCAGCCTGA
- a CDS encoding alpha/beta fold hydrolase: MQSSSELFPVALISAELRGDLSEDVYRLKPGNSPDYSVELALTRLGRANQENRGVPVILLHGSFSNRRFWYSPKCIGLGPYLARAGFDVWIAEMRGHGLSPRNQAYSRNTVADYARYDLPAIAAFVREQNGQAPHWVGHSLGGITLAAALGGHYLGEEDAASAALFGSQISRIYWPLKVPPVEWGSRLLLKGFRHVSGARLKRGPEDEPIGLVRESLRWHRLFGRFGDRQRDWWAGMAEVRMPLLAVSAAGDMQDPTWACRKLYEQFVAAPRAFLELAKKKGFNSDYGHVEMLVSKAAQQEVWPLVEHWLREGQLPAELTHD; encoded by the coding sequence ATGCAAAGCAGTAGCGAGTTATTCCCCGTCGCCTTGATCAGCGCCGAATTACGCGGCGATCTGAGCGAGGATGTCTACCGTCTCAAGCCGGGTAACAGCCCCGACTATTCCGTCGAACTGGCGCTGACCCGGCTCGGTCGTGCCAATCAGGAAAATCGCGGTGTGCCGGTGATCCTGCTGCACGGTAGCTTCTCCAATCGACGTTTCTGGTATTCGCCCAAATGCATTGGCCTGGGCCCTTATCTGGCGCGTGCCGGTTTCGATGTGTGGATCGCGGAAATGCGTGGCCACGGCCTGTCACCGCGTAACCAGGCTTACAGCCGCAACACCGTGGCCGACTATGCCCGCTACGACCTGCCGGCCATTGCCGCCTTTGTTCGTGAGCAGAATGGCCAGGCGCCACACTGGGTTGGTCACTCGCTGGGCGGCATTACCCTGGCAGCGGCATTGGGCGGGCATTATCTGGGCGAGGAAGATGCCGCTTCCGCAGCGCTGTTCGGCAGCCAGATCAGTCGCATCTACTGGCCGCTCAAGGTGCCGCCGGTGGAGTGGGGCAGTCGCCTGCTGCTCAAGGGCTTCCGGCATGTCTCCGGCGCGCGCCTGAAGCGCGGCCCGGAAGACGAGCCGATTGGTCTGGTGCGCGAGAGCCTGCGCTGGCACCGGCTGTTCGGTCGCTTTGGCGATAGGCAGCGTGACTGGTGGGCCGGCATGGCCGAGGTGCGCATGCCGCTGCTGGCGGTGAGCGCCGCCGGTGATATGCAGGACCCGACCTGGGCTTGCCGCAAACTCTATGAGCAATTCGTCGCGGCGCCCCGAGCGTTCCTCGAACTGGCCAAAAAAAAGGGCTTCAACAGCGACTACGGTCACGTGGAAATGCTGGTCAGCAAGGCGGCGCAGCAGGAAGTCTGGCCGTTGGTTGAACACTGGCTGCGCGAAGGGCAATTGCCGGCCGAGTTGACCCACGACTGA
- a CDS encoding Rieske (2Fe-2S) protein, giving the protein MFVALERLINLDDGYRQTFQVSGRSLLLLVIDRQPVLLENRCPHQGAPLHNATLVGTVLRCARHGVEFDLLSGQPLNATCAGLTQLKLAYVGDRIGIDL; this is encoded by the coding sequence ATGTTTGTAGCACTTGAGCGCCTGATCAATCTTGATGACGGTTATCGGCAGACCTTTCAGGTCTCCGGGCGCAGCCTGCTGTTGCTGGTGATTGATCGTCAGCCGGTGCTGCTGGAGAACCGCTGCCCACACCAGGGCGCACCCTTGCACAACGCTACGCTGGTCGGTACGGTGCTGCGCTGCGCGCGCCACGGGGTCGAGTTCGACCTGCTCAGCGGGCAGCCGTTGAACGCCACCTGCGCTGGCCTGACTCAACTGAAACTGGCCTATGTGGGTGACCGCATAGGCATCGATCTCTGA
- the rraA gene encoding ribonuclease E activity regulator RraA has protein sequence MQYITPDLCDAYPELVQVVEPMFANFGGRDSFGGEIVTVKCFEDNSLVKSQADLPGTGKVLVVDGGGSLRRALLGDMIAEKAAKNGWEGMVIYGCVRDVDVLAQTDLGVQALASHPMKTDKRGIGDLNVVVTFGGVTFRPGEFVYADNNGIIVSPQALKMPE, from the coding sequence ATGCAATACATCACTCCAGACCTGTGCGACGCCTACCCGGAACTGGTGCAAGTGGTTGAGCCGATGTTCGCCAACTTCGGCGGGCGCGATTCCTTCGGTGGCGAGATCGTCACGGTGAAATGCTTCGAAGACAACTCCCTGGTCAAATCCCAGGCCGACCTGCCAGGCACGGGCAAAGTCCTCGTCGTCGATGGCGGCGGCTCGCTGCGCCGCGCCCTGCTGGGTGACATGATCGCCGAGAAAGCCGCAAAAAACGGCTGGGAAGGTATGGTCATCTACGGTTGCGTGCGCGACGTCGATGTCCTGGCGCAAACCGATCTCGGTGTGCAGGCCCTGGCCAGCCACCCGATGAAGACCGACAAGCGCGGCATCGGTGATCTCAATGTAGTCGTCACCTTCGGCGGCGTGACTTTCCGCCCGGGCGAGTTCGTGTATGCCGACAACAACGGCATCATCGTTTCCCCGCAAGCCCTGAAGATGCCTGAATAA
- a CDS encoding zinc transporter ZntB yields the protein MIEPDNLQWGLVHAFVLDGRGGARGIARAELDGLQLRAEESLWLHWDRSHPQAQAWLRSQSGLDEFSCNLLLEENTRPRVLALPADELLLFLRGVNLNPGAEPEDMVSVRIFANAQRVISLRLRPLRATEELIAKLQKGQGPKSPAELILFLAENLTDRVDTLVSELSEQLDEQEERLDSNERYLPDHSLMLQIRRRAAGLRRFLAPQRDIYAQLLRNGFSWFAASDTSYWNELHNRLTRYLEELELVRERVGLVMESEHRRMSEHMGRTMYWLGIITGFFLPISCITGLLGINVGGIPGADSTYGFLIACVLIGAIVTFQWWLFRRLRWL from the coding sequence ATGATTGAGCCGGACAACCTGCAGTGGGGCCTGGTGCATGCCTTCGTCCTCGATGGACGGGGCGGCGCGCGCGGCATTGCCCGTGCAGAGTTGGATGGCTTGCAGCTCCGGGCTGAGGAAAGCCTGTGGCTGCACTGGGATCGCAGTCACCCGCAGGCACAAGCCTGGCTGCGTAGCCAGAGTGGGCTCGATGAGTTCAGTTGCAACCTGCTGCTGGAAGAAAACACCCGGCCACGGGTGCTGGCACTACCTGCCGATGAGTTGCTGCTATTCCTGCGCGGGGTCAACCTGAACCCCGGGGCTGAGCCGGAAGACATGGTCTCCGTGCGTATTTTCGCCAATGCGCAGCGAGTGATTTCCCTGCGCCTGCGACCGCTGCGCGCCACCGAAGAGCTGATCGCCAAACTGCAGAAAGGTCAGGGCCCGAAAAGCCCGGCCGAGCTGATCCTGTTCCTCGCCGAAAATCTCACGGATCGTGTCGACACCCTGGTCAGCGAACTGTCCGAGCAGCTGGACGAACAGGAGGAGCGCCTGGACAGCAACGAACGTTATTTGCCGGATCACAGCCTGATGCTGCAGATTCGCCGGCGAGCCGCCGGGTTACGGCGCTTTCTCGCACCGCAGCGCGATATCTATGCGCAGTTGCTGCGCAATGGTTTCAGCTGGTTCGCTGCCAGCGATACCAGCTACTGGAACGAGCTGCACAATCGTCTGACTCGCTATCTGGAAGAGCTGGAGCTGGTCCGTGAGCGGGTAGGGCTGGTGATGGAATCCGAACACCGGCGCATGAGCGAGCACATGGGGCGCACCATGTACTGGCTCGGCATCATTACCGGTTTCTTTCTGCCGATCAGCTGTATTACCGGTCTGCTCGGTATCAATGTCGGCGGCATCCCTGGTGCGGACAGTACCTATGGTTTCCTGATTGCCTGCGTGCTAATTGGCGCGATTGTCACGTTTCAATGGTGGCTGTTTCGCCGGTTACGCTGGCTGTAG
- a CDS encoding CrfX protein: MHDPFEESLRDLLKSHTTTHDDDATLGRVLKTANRQVGVGDLFSLMGHCIEALMIALNNGSAHISPVSRTSSPRSADKAD, from the coding sequence ATGCACGATCCGTTCGAAGAATCCTTGCGCGACTTGCTTAAGTCGCACACGACCACACATGACGACGACGCCACACTCGGTCGCGTCCTGAAAACTGCCAACCGCCAGGTTGGCGTGGGCGATCTGTTCAGTCTCATGGGGCACTGTATCGAGGCCCTGATGATTGCGCTGAACAACGGCTCTGCCCATATATCCCCAGTTTCTCGCACCTCATCCCCGCGCTCCGCAGACAAGGCTGATTGA
- a CDS encoding mechanosensitive ion channel family protein gives MEFDPWTQSLVNAMSSVWAPIAGFIPRLFGALVVVLLGFVVAKLLDTLLSKLLAKVGLDRLMSGTGLTKMLSRVGIQVPVSTLIGKIVYWFILLIFLVSAAESLGLDRVSATLDVLALYLPKVLGAAAIMLAGVLLAQLLSGIVRGAAEGVGLDYAAGLGRVAQGLVIIISISVAIGQLEVKTELLNNVIAIVLISIGLAIALALGLGSRDIAGQILAGIYVRELYEVGQQVKVGEVEGQIEEIGTVKTVLLTEDGELVSLANRTLLEQHVSSR, from the coding sequence ATGGAATTCGACCCCTGGACTCAAAGTCTCGTTAATGCCATGAGCTCGGTGTGGGCTCCTATCGCCGGCTTCATCCCGCGCCTGTTCGGTGCGTTGGTGGTGGTGCTGCTCGGTTTCGTGGTGGCGAAGCTGCTCGATACCTTGCTCTCCAAGCTCCTGGCCAAGGTTGGCCTGGATCGCCTGATGTCGGGGACCGGGCTGACCAAAATGCTCTCCCGCGTGGGCATTCAGGTGCCGGTTTCCACCTTGATCGGCAAGATCGTCTACTGGTTCATCCTGTTGATCTTCCTGGTTTCCGCCGCCGAGTCCCTGGGCCTGGATCGCGTATCCGCCACCCTCGACGTACTCGCGCTGTACCTGCCGAAAGTGCTCGGCGCCGCAGCGATCATGCTGGCCGGTGTACTGTTGGCTCAGCTGCTCAGCGGCATTGTCCGTGGAGCCGCGGAAGGTGTTGGTCTGGACTATGCAGCCGGCCTCGGTCGTGTTGCCCAGGGGCTGGTAATTATCATCAGCATCTCGGTAGCCATCGGTCAGTTGGAAGTGAAAACCGAACTGCTGAACAACGTGATCGCCATCGTGCTGATCTCCATTGGTCTGGCTATCGCCTTGGCATTGGGGTTGGGCAGTCGCGATATCGCCGGGCAGATCCTCGCCGGCATCTATGTGCGCGAACTGTATGAAGTCGGGCAACAAGTGAAGGTGGGTGAGGTCGAAGGGCAGATCGAGGAGATTGGTACGGTAAAAACCGTACTCCTGACCGAGGATGGGGAGCTGGTCTCGCTGGCTAACCGCACCTTGCTCGAGCAGCACGTCAGCAGTCGCTGA
- the sigX gene encoding RNA polymerase sigma factor SigX — MNTGQSLSMRYDPRELSDEELVQRAHVELFHVTRAYEELMRRYQRTLFNVCARYLGNERDADDVCQEVMLKVLYGLKNFEGKSKFKTWLYSITYNECITQYRKERRKRRLLDALSLDPLEEASEEKTPKAEERGGLDRWLVHVNPIDREILVLRFVAELEFQEIADIMHMGLSATKMRYKRALDRLREKYSGLGET, encoded by the coding sequence TTGAATACAGGCCAATCGCTTTCAATGCGTTACGACCCGCGCGAACTCTCAGATGAGGAGTTGGTGCAGCGGGCGCATGTCGAACTGTTTCACGTTACTCGCGCATACGAAGAACTCATGCGGCGCTACCAGCGCACCTTGTTCAATGTGTGTGCCCGCTATTTGGGTAATGAACGTGATGCGGATGATGTTTGCCAGGAAGTCATGCTCAAGGTTTTGTATGGCCTGAAGAACTTCGAAGGCAAGTCCAAGTTCAAAACATGGCTATATAGCATCACGTATAACGAATGCATTACCCAATACCGCAAAGAGCGCCGCAAACGCCGTTTACTTGATGCCCTGAGTCTCGATCCGCTGGAAGAAGCCTCTGAAGAAAAGACCCCCAAGGCCGAAGAGCGTGGTGGTCTGGATCGCTGGCTGGTGCATGTCAACCCCATAGACCGAGAGATCCTGGTTTTGCGCTTTGTCGCCGAACTGGAATTCCAGGAAATTGCCGACATCATGCACATGGGCCTCAGCGCCACCAAAATGCGCTACAAGCGGGCGCTTGATCGCCTGCGTGAAAAATATTCCGGGCTTGGCGAAACTTAA
- a CDS encoding OmpA family protein produces the protein MKLKNTLSAVIGSLIAATSLNALAQGQGAVEIEGFAKKEFFDSARDFDNNGNLFGASVGYFLTDDVELRLGYDEVHNARSDDGRNIKGSNTALDALYHFNAPGDTLRPYVSAGFSDQSIGQNGNSGRNGSTFANLGGGAKMYFTENFYARAGVEAQYNIDQGDTEWAPSVGIGLNFGGGSKPAPAVEPVADVCSDSDNDGVCDNVDKCPDTPANTTVDADGCPAVAEVVRVELDVKFDFDKAQVKEESYGDIKNLADFMNQYPQTATTVEGHTDSVGTDAYNQKLSERRANAVRDVLVNQYSVGAERVNSVGYGESRPVADNASEAGRAVNRRVEAEVEAQAK, from the coding sequence ATGAAACTGAAAAACACCTTGAGCGCAGTCATTGGTTCTCTGATCGCTGCTACTTCGCTGAATGCACTGGCTCAAGGCCAAGGCGCTGTTGAAATCGAAGGCTTCGCCAAAAAAGAGTTCTTTGATAGCGCCCGCGACTTTGACAACAACGGCAACCTGTTCGGTGCCTCCGTTGGCTACTTCCTGACCGACGACGTGGAACTGCGTCTGGGCTACGACGAAGTACACAACGCCCGTAGCGACGACGGCCGTAACATCAAAGGCTCCAACACCGCTCTGGATGCCCTGTACCACTTCAATGCTCCGGGCGACACCCTGCGCCCGTACGTATCGGCTGGTTTCTCTGACCAGAGCATCGGCCAGAACGGCAACAGCGGCCGTAACGGCTCCACCTTCGCCAACCTGGGCGGCGGTGCCAAGATGTACTTCACCGAGAACTTCTACGCCCGCGCTGGTGTTGAAGCTCAGTACAACATCGACCAAGGTGACACCGAGTGGGCCCCGAGCGTTGGTATCGGCCTGAACTTCGGTGGCGGCTCCAAGCCGGCTCCGGCCGTTGAGCCAGTTGCTGACGTGTGCAGCGACAGCGACAACGACGGCGTTTGCGACAACGTCGACAAGTGCCCGGACACCCCGGCCAACACTACCGTTGACGCCGATGGCTGCCCGGCTGTTGCCGAAGTGGTTCGTGTTGAGCTGGACGTGAAGTTCGACTTCGACAAGGCCCAGGTCAAAGAAGAAAGCTACGGTGACATCAAGAACCTGGCTGACTTCATGAACCAATACCCGCAAACCGCTACCACCGTGGAAGGTCACACCGACTCCGTGGGTACCGACGCCTACAACCAGAAGCTGTCCGAGCGTCGTGCCAACGCCGTTCGTGATGTACTGGTTAACCAGTACAGCGTTGGCGCCGAGCGCGTTAACTCGGTCGGTTACGGCGAGTCCCGCCCGGTTGCAGACAACGCTAGCGAAGCTGGCCGCGCTGTTAACCGTCGCGTAGAAGCTGAAGTAGAAGCTCAGGCCAAGTAA
- the galU gene encoding UTP--glucose-1-phosphate uridylyltransferase GalU translates to MIKKCLFPAAGYGTRFLPATKAMPKEMLPVVNKPLIQYGVEEALEAGLTEIAMVTGRGKRALEDHFDISYELEHQIQGTDKEKYLVGIRRLIDECSFAYTRQVEMKGLGHAILSGRPLIGDEPFAVVLADDLCLNLEGDGVLQQMVKLYNQFRCSIVAIQEVPPEETSKYGVISGEMIRDDIYRVNTMVEKPKPEDAPSNLAIIGRYILTPDIFELIEKTEPGKGGEIQITDALMKQAQDGCVIAYKFKGKRFDCGGAEGYIDATNFCFEHLYKTGRAY, encoded by the coding sequence ATGATCAAGAAATGTCTCTTCCCGGCTGCCGGCTATGGCACCCGCTTTCTCCCCGCAACCAAGGCCATGCCCAAGGAAATGCTGCCAGTGGTCAACAAGCCACTGATCCAGTACGGCGTTGAGGAGGCTCTGGAAGCAGGACTGACCGAAATTGCCATGGTCACCGGGCGCGGCAAGAGAGCCCTGGAGGACCACTTCGACATCAGCTACGAGCTGGAACATCAGATCCAGGGCACCGACAAGGAAAAATACCTGGTCGGCATCCGTCGCCTGATCGATGAGTGCAGCTTCGCCTACACCCGCCAGGTCGAAATGAAGGGCCTCGGCCACGCCATTCTCAGCGGCCGCCCGCTGATTGGTGACGAGCCGTTCGCCGTGGTCCTGGCTGACGACCTGTGTTTGAACCTCGAAGGCGATGGCGTTCTGCAGCAGATGGTCAAGTTGTACAACCAGTTCCGCTGCTCCATCGTGGCGATCCAGGAAGTGCCGCCGGAAGAAACTTCGAAATATGGCGTGATTTCCGGCGAGATGATCCGCGATGACATCTACCGGGTGAACACCATGGTCGAGAAGCCGAAGCCGGAAGACGCACCGTCCAATCTGGCGATCATCGGCCGTTACATCCTTACCCCGGACATTTTCGAACTGATCGAGAAGACCGAGCCGGGCAAGGGTGGTGAGATCCAGATCACCGATGCGCTGATGAAACAGGCTCAGGATGGCTGCGTGATCGCCTACAAGTTCAAGGGCAAGCGTTTCGACTGCGGTGGCGCGGAAGGCTACATCGACGCGACCAACTTCTGCTTCGAACATCTGTACAAGACCGGCCGGGCCTACTGA
- a CDS encoding VOC family protein has translation MTSLTHLALHVPDLDACIAFYEAFCGMRVICERPGKGSRIVWMAEPGKEHQFIFVIMPGGQSRHLAPDDYSHFGFAVDSRERVDALAQQAQLAGCLIWPPKQGDLYTGYYCGLRDPAGNYVEFSYGQPLGPGSEHLPIP, from the coding sequence GTGACTTCTTTAACTCACCTTGCCTTGCACGTACCCGACCTAGATGCCTGCATCGCGTTCTATGAAGCCTTCTGCGGCATGAGGGTTATTTGTGAGCGTCCCGGCAAAGGTTCACGCATCGTGTGGATGGCCGAACCGGGCAAGGAACATCAGTTCATCTTCGTCATCATGCCCGGCGGTCAGTCTCGCCACCTTGCACCGGATGACTACAGCCACTTCGGCTTTGCCGTGGACAGTCGGGAACGGGTCGATGCCCTCGCCCAACAGGCACAGCTTGCCGGCTGCCTCATCTGGCCTCCAAAGCAGGGAGACCTTTACACTGGATATTATTGCGGGTTACGCGACCCCGCCGGCAACTATGTCGAGTTCAGCTATGGCCAGCCGCTCGGGCCTGGCTCCGAGCACTTGCCAATCCCCTGA